The following are encoded together in the Arthrobacter sp. Y-9 genome:
- a CDS encoding response regulator transcription factor encodes MTTSESETDRPIRVALADDQGLIRAGFRALIDAEGGLAIVGEASTGREAVALARRARPDVMLMDIRMPDGDGLEATRDIARQGPLPRIIILTTFGLDEYIVDAIRAGAAGFLVKDTEPAELLRAIRAVHDGDALLSAPVTRRVLDYLKGQGGSAAPRSLAEITEREREVLALVGEGLNNAEIAERLYITPLTAKTHVSRIMGKLGCRDRAQLVVAAYESGLVRPGWTP; translated from the coding sequence ATGACGACCAGCGAATCAGAAACCGACCGTCCCATCCGGGTGGCGCTCGCGGACGACCAGGGTCTCATCCGGGCCGGGTTCCGGGCCTTGATCGACGCGGAGGGCGGCCTGGCGATCGTGGGAGAGGCGTCCACCGGGCGTGAGGCAGTGGCTCTCGCACGGCGGGCCCGGCCGGACGTGATGCTGATGGATATCCGCATGCCGGATGGCGACGGGCTGGAGGCCACCCGGGACATCGCCCGCCAGGGTCCGTTGCCGCGCATCATCATCCTCACCACCTTCGGGCTGGACGAGTACATCGTGGACGCGATCAGGGCCGGCGCCGCAGGGTTCCTCGTCAAGGACACCGAACCGGCGGAGCTGCTGCGGGCCATCCGTGCGGTCCACGACGGCGACGCGCTCCTCTCGGCGCCGGTCACCCGTCGGGTCCTGGACTACCTCAAGGGCCAGGGCGGTTCGGCGGCGCCCCGGAGCCTGGCCGAGATCACCGAACGCGAGCGGGAAGTGCTGGCGCTGGTCGGTGAAGGGCTCAACAATGCTGAGATCGCCGAGCGCCTCTACATCACGCCCCTCACGGCCAAGACCCACGTCTCCCGGATCATGGGCAAGCTGGGGTGCCGGGACCGGGCGCAGCTGGTGGTCGCCGCCTACGAGTCCGGGCTGGTCAGGCCGGGATGGACGCCGTGA
- a CDS encoding SHOCT domain-containing protein, translating into MVTTALLAAPAIAAHGMWAGGFFPWFLIFPLFWFILLFVGLFFFARRRRHWAGQAGRMGAESVLRERYARGEIDETEYRQRLEVLRANS; encoded by the coding sequence ATGGTCACCACAGCACTTCTGGCAGCCCCGGCCATCGCCGCTCATGGCATGTGGGCCGGGGGATTCTTTCCCTGGTTCCTCATCTTCCCGTTGTTCTGGTTCATCCTGCTCTTCGTCGGGCTGTTCTTCTTCGCCCGTCGCCGGCGTCACTGGGCCGGGCAGGCCGGCCGGATGGGCGCGGAGTCGGTCCTGCGGGAACGCTATGCCCGCGGAGAGATCGACGAGACCGAGTACCGCCAGCGCCTGGAAGTCCTCCGAGCGAACTCCTGA
- a CDS encoding exodeoxyribonuclease III, whose protein sequence is MNVAEKDYLRIATVNVNGIRAAYRKGMAEWLAGRDVDILTLQEVRAPDDVVFDLIGEGWHILHAEAEAKGRAGVALVSREKPLATRVGIGDDYFATTGRWVEADFGLPNGEKLTVVSAYVHSGEVDTPKQVDKYRFLDTMITRLPALAAESDHVLITGDLNVGHTELDIKNWRGNTKRAGFLPEERAYFDRFFGEEIGFKDVARELAGPVDGPYTWWSQRGQAFDNDTGWRIDYHMATPALAARARQAVVDRAASYDTRFSDHAPLVVDYSL, encoded by the coding sequence GTGAACGTGGCTGAGAAGGACTATCTGCGCATTGCGACCGTCAACGTCAACGGCATCCGGGCCGCCTACCGCAAGGGCATGGCCGAATGGCTCGCCGGCCGGGACGTGGACATCCTCACGCTTCAGGAGGTTCGCGCCCCTGACGATGTGGTCTTCGACCTGATCGGTGAGGGCTGGCACATCCTGCACGCCGAGGCGGAAGCCAAGGGCCGTGCCGGCGTCGCGCTGGTCTCCCGGGAGAAGCCCCTCGCCACGCGCGTGGGCATCGGTGATGACTACTTCGCCACCACGGGCCGCTGGGTGGAAGCCGACTTCGGGCTCCCCAACGGCGAGAAGCTCACGGTCGTGAGTGCCTACGTGCACTCGGGTGAAGTGGACACCCCCAAGCAGGTGGACAAGTACCGCTTCCTCGACACGATGATCACCCGCCTGCCGGCACTGGCCGCCGAGAGCGACCACGTCCTGATCACGGGTGACCTCAACGTCGGCCACACCGAGCTGGACATCAAGAACTGGCGCGGAAACACCAAGCGCGCGGGCTTCCTGCCGGAGGAGCGCGCTTACTTCGACCGGTTCTTCGGTGAGGAGATCGGGTTCAAGGACGTGGCACGTGAGCTGGCCGGACCGGTGGACGGTCCGTACACCTGGTGGTCCCAGCGGGGCCAGGCGTTCGACAACGACACGGGTTGGCGTATCGACTACCACATGGCCACCCCCGCCCTCGCCGCCCGTGCGCGGCAGGCCGTGGTGGACCGCGCAGCCAGCTACGACACCCGTTTCTCCGACCACGCACCCCTGGTGGTCGACTACAGCCTCTGA
- the trpS gene encoding tryptophan--tRNA ligase yields the protein MSHNTITEEEFLTLHADRRPRVLSGMQPSADSLHLGNYLGALVNWVKAQEDYDSFYFIPDMHAITVPQDPAELAERTRRTAAQYIAGGIDVEKSTLFVQSHVPEHAQLAWVMMCITGFGEASRMTQFKDKSAKGGLDSAGVGLFTYPMLMAADILLYLPDAVPVGDDQKQHVELARDLAQRFNHRFGETFRLPKALIRKDGARIYDLQAPTSKMSKSASSPNGLINILDEPKVIAKRIKSAVTDAGTEISFDRQEKPGVSNLLEILSTVSDTPVETLVGEFEGKMYGHLKVAVADAVVERLEPIRARTLELLEDPAELDRLLARGAEKARAVAAPVLADVYEKVGFLAPAGQAD from the coding sequence ATGAGCCACAACACCATCACCGAAGAAGAATTCCTCACCCTGCACGCCGACCGCAGGCCCCGCGTCCTCTCCGGGATGCAGCCGTCCGCGGATTCGCTGCACCTGGGCAACTACCTGGGGGCCCTGGTCAACTGGGTCAAGGCCCAGGAGGATTACGACTCCTTCTACTTCATCCCGGACATGCACGCGATCACCGTGCCCCAGGACCCGGCCGAGCTGGCCGAGCGCACCCGGCGGACGGCCGCTCAGTACATCGCCGGCGGCATCGACGTCGAAAAGTCCACGCTGTTCGTCCAGTCCCACGTGCCCGAGCACGCACAGCTGGCCTGGGTCATGATGTGCATCACCGGTTTCGGTGAGGCCTCCCGGATGACCCAGTTCAAGGACAAGTCGGCCAAGGGCGGTCTGGACTCGGCGGGCGTGGGCCTGTTCACCTACCCCATGCTCATGGCCGCGGACATCCTGCTCTACCTGCCGGACGCCGTGCCGGTGGGTGACGACCAGAAGCAGCACGTGGAGCTGGCCCGTGACCTGGCCCAGCGCTTCAACCACCGCTTCGGCGAGACGTTCCGCCTGCCCAAGGCCCTGATCCGCAAGGACGGCGCCCGGATCTACGATCTGCAGGCGCCCACGTCCAAGATGTCCAAGTCCGCGTCGAGCCCGAACGGCCTCATCAACATCCTCGATGAGCCGAAGGTGATCGCCAAGCGCATCAAGTCCGCCGTGACGGATGCGGGCACGGAGATCTCCTTCGACCGCCAGGAGAAGCCGGGCGTCAGCAACCTGCTCGAGATCCTCTCCACCGTGAGTGACACCCCCGTGGAGACGCTGGTCGGGGAGTTCGAGGGCAAGATGTACGGCCACCTCAAGGTCGCCGTCGCGGACGCCGTCGTCGAGCGTCTGGAGCCGATCCGGGCCCGCACGCTGGAACTGCTGGAGGATCCGGCCGAACTCGACCGTCTGCTGGCCCGGGGCGCGGAGAAGGCCCGAGCCGTCGCCGCGCCGGTGCTCGCGGACGTCTACGAGAAGGTGGGTTTCCTGGCTCCTGCAGGACAGGCAGACTGA
- a CDS encoding 2'-5' RNA ligase family protein — MCQEPNAGGAVTQQGPDPAEEAQPCVGVIIGFPEDIASELQVWRASFGDPMASHVPAHITLVTTTPAADWPSALEHVRSVATDTDPFTITLNGTGSFRPVSPVVYLNVVDGFEDCVQLHEALQAGPLDREPAFPYHPHVTVAHDVGESSLTDAEEALASYAATITVDRIGVYEHVANGFWKLREEVPLGGTPKQR, encoded by the coding sequence ATGTGCCAGGAGCCGAACGCCGGGGGCGCCGTCACTCAGCAGGGTCCCGACCCTGCTGAGGAGGCGCAGCCCTGCGTCGGCGTGATCATCGGCTTCCCGGAGGACATCGCGTCCGAACTCCAGGTCTGGCGTGCCTCCTTCGGCGATCCCATGGCCTCCCACGTCCCCGCGCACATCACGCTGGTGACGACCACCCCGGCCGCCGACTGGCCCAGCGCACTGGAGCACGTCCGCTCGGTCGCCACGGACACGGATCCGTTCACCATCACCCTGAACGGCACCGGATCCTTCCGGCCCGTGTCACCCGTGGTGTACCTGAACGTGGTCGACGGATTCGAAGACTGCGTGCAGCTGCACGAGGCCCTTCAGGCCGGGCCGCTGGACCGCGAACCAGCCTTCCCCTATCACCCGCACGTCACCGTGGCCCATGATGTAGGGGAGAGCAGTCTGACCGACGCCGAGGAGGCCCTGGCCTCCTACGCGGCCACCATCACGGTGGACCGCATCGGTGTGTACGAGCACGTGGCCAACGGATTCTGGAAACTACGGGAGGAAGTTCCTCTTGGCGGGACACCGAAACAGCGCTGA
- a CDS encoding YhjD/YihY/BrkB family envelope integrity protein, which translates to MAGHRNSAEAPENSTEPLPEDPAGEEVSPLDRAGLRREERRRRDALWRGFGQGQRTPAFLVAFFAWLAALSATWLPLRVWGNFQARNGSLVAGGVAFRMFFSIGALTVAGFGIGGLVLNGHPEFRDSILTAASKALPGVLKRGDGPGLIDPDKFLDPGGLSWTVVLSLIVALFSSLGWIGGTREGMRQVAVQSPLKENFVVARLLDLATLLLMALALLLSVGITLLSSDLLAHLLAGTPFERVVRFPFLAIAAGLILNGCTGALLMRVGARLKFPRRPFLEGVVICAVILTIMQALSSELLGMATKNPVMASFGIVVGVLVWLNLLSMVLLLCTSWTTVRAADVEAASPTGSDEA; encoded by the coding sequence TTGGCGGGACACCGAAACAGCGCTGAGGCGCCCGAGAACAGCACAGAACCCTTGCCGGAGGACCCGGCGGGGGAGGAGGTCTCGCCTCTCGACAGGGCGGGCCTCCGCCGTGAGGAACGACGACGCCGGGACGCCCTCTGGCGCGGATTCGGTCAGGGTCAGCGGACTCCCGCCTTCCTCGTGGCCTTCTTCGCCTGGCTGGCGGCCCTGAGTGCCACCTGGCTTCCCCTGAGGGTCTGGGGCAACTTCCAGGCCCGCAACGGCTCGCTCGTGGCGGGCGGGGTGGCTTTCCGGATGTTCTTCTCGATCGGCGCGCTGACGGTGGCCGGTTTCGGCATCGGTGGCCTGGTGCTCAACGGACACCCGGAATTCCGTGACAGCATCCTGACCGCCGCGTCCAAAGCACTGCCCGGCGTGCTCAAACGCGGTGACGGCCCGGGCCTCATCGACCCCGACAAGTTCCTCGATCCCGGCGGCCTGAGCTGGACCGTGGTCCTGTCCCTGATCGTCGCCCTGTTCAGCTCGCTGGGCTGGATCGGCGGCACCCGCGAGGGCATGCGGCAGGTGGCCGTGCAGTCGCCTCTCAAGGAGAACTTCGTCGTCGCGCGGCTCCTGGACCTGGCCACCCTCCTGCTGATGGCGCTGGCTCTGCTGCTCAGCGTCGGCATCACCCTGCTCTCCAGCGACCTGCTGGCCCACCTCCTGGCCGGCACACCCTTCGAACGGGTCGTGCGGTTCCCGTTCCTGGCGATCGCCGCGGGCCTGATCCTGAACGGCTGCACCGGGGCGCTGCTGATGCGCGTGGGAGCCCGGCTGAAGTTCCCGCGCCGCCCGTTCCTCGAGGGCGTCGTGATCTGTGCCGTCATCCTGACGATCATGCAGGCCTTGAGCAGCGAACTGCTCGGCATGGCCACCAAGAACCCGGTCATGGCGTCGTTCGGGATCGTCGTGGGTGTCCTGGTGTGGCTGAACCTGCTCAGCATGGTGCTGCTGCTGTGCACGTCGTGGACCACCGTGCGTGCGGCCGACGTCGAAGCGGCATCCCCCACAGGGTCTGACGAGGCCTGA
- a CDS encoding alpha/beta fold hydrolase — translation MPTTLKVSFDGSTGARLAGILDVPDGPVRGWGLFSHGLTLGKDSPSASRICKGLAEQGVGMLRFDNLGLGDSAGDWSDGSFSVKVADTIKAAEFLRGEGKQISLLVGHSFGGAAVLAAASSLPEVAAVATVAAPYEPRHVEHMFDAEVDTILSTGSAEVDLGGRRREVRRHFVEDVQQADLRECIRGLHRPLMVLHSPTDNTVGIDNASAIFQTARHPRSFVSLEGTEHLLTGKGQAARVARIISAWAEQYLTV, via the coding sequence ATGCCCACCACCCTCAAGGTCAGCTTCGACGGCAGCACGGGCGCACGCCTGGCCGGCATCCTGGACGTCCCGGACGGCCCGGTCCGCGGCTGGGGTCTGTTCTCCCACGGACTGACGCTGGGCAAGGACAGCCCGTCGGCCTCGAGGATCTGCAAGGGCCTCGCCGAGCAAGGGGTGGGGATGCTGCGCTTCGACAATCTCGGGCTGGGCGATTCCGCCGGGGACTGGTCGGACGGCTCCTTCAGCGTCAAGGTGGCGGACACCATCAAGGCGGCGGAGTTCCTGCGCGGCGAAGGCAAGCAGATCAGCCTCCTGGTGGGCCATTCCTTCGGCGGGGCCGCGGTGCTCGCCGCAGCGTCGTCCCTCCCCGAGGTGGCCGCCGTCGCGACCGTCGCGGCGCCGTATGAGCCCCGGCACGTGGAGCACATGTTCGATGCCGAGGTGGACACCATCCTCTCCACCGGAAGCGCCGAGGTGGACCTGGGCGGCCGCCGTCGCGAGGTCCGCCGGCACTTCGTGGAGGACGTCCAGCAGGCCGATCTGCGGGAGTGCATCCGTGGCCTGCACCGTCCCCTCATGGTGCTCCACTCCCCCACGGACAACACCGTGGGGATCGACAACGCCAGTGCCATCTTCCAGACCGCCCGGCACCCCCGGAGCTTCGTCTCGCTGGAAGGCACCGAGCACCTCCTGACGGGCAAGGGTCAGGCGGCGCGCGTTGCCCGCATCATCTCCGCGTGGGCGGAGCAGTACCTGACCGTCTGA
- a CDS encoding succinate dehydrogenase iron-sulfur subunit, with translation MTAATAEPASKVELPASAGGGGEIPSFDITLRVRRYNPEVSEEAHWDDFTLTMYGTDRVLDALHKVKWDHDGSLSFRRSCAHGVCGSDAMRINGRNRLACKTLLKDLDTSKPITVEPIKGLPVEKDLIVDMEPFFQSYREVMPFLIPGGHEPTKERLQSPEDRQRFDDTTKCILCAACTSSCPVFWTDGQYFGPAAIVNAHRFIFDSRDDAGDMRLEILNDKEGVWRCRTTFNCSEACPRGIQITQAIAEVKQAILTRSI, from the coding sequence ATGACTGCCGCAACCGCTGAACCCGCATCCAAGGTGGAGCTGCCGGCGAGTGCCGGAGGCGGCGGGGAGATCCCGTCCTTCGACATCACGCTGCGCGTCCGTCGTTACAACCCGGAGGTCTCGGAAGAGGCGCACTGGGATGACTTCACGCTCACCATGTACGGCACCGACCGTGTCCTGGACGCCCTGCACAAGGTCAAGTGGGACCACGACGGCTCGCTCTCGTTCCGCCGCTCCTGCGCCCACGGCGTGTGCGGCTCCGATGCCATGCGCATCAACGGCCGCAACCGTCTGGCCTGCAAGACCCTGCTGAAAGACCTGGACACGTCCAAGCCCATCACGGTGGAACCGATCAAGGGCCTCCCGGTGGAGAAGGACCTGATCGTGGACATGGAGCCGTTCTTCCAGTCCTACCGCGAGGTCATGCCGTTCCTCATCCCGGGCGGCCACGAGCCGACCAAGGAACGCCTGCAGTCCCCCGAGGACCGTCAGCGCTTCGATGACACCACCAAGTGCATCCTGTGCGCCGCCTGCACCTCGAGCTGCCCGGTGTTCTGGACCGATGGCCAGTACTTCGGCCCGGCCGCGATCGTGAACGCGCACCGCTTCATCTTCGATTCCCGTGATGACGCCGGTGACATGCGCCTGGAGATCCTCAACGACAAGGAAGGCGTGTGGCGCTGCCGCACCACCTTCAACTGCTCCGAGGCCTGCCCCCGTGGCATCCAGATCACGCAGGCGATCGCCGAGGTCAAGCAGGCGATCCTGACCCGCAGCATCTGA
- the sdhA gene encoding succinate dehydrogenase flavoprotein subunit — protein sequence MQVHKYDVVIIGAGGAGMRAAIEAGQRARTAVLTKLYPTRSHTGAAQGGMCAALANVEEDNWEWHTFDTVKGGDYLVDQDAAEVMAKEAIDAVLDLEKMGLPFNRTPEGRIDQRRFGGHTRDHGKAPVRRACYAADRTGHMILQTLYQNCVKHNVEFYNEYYVLDLLTVEEDAVREDGTPYQQKRVAGVVSYDLATGELHVFQAKSVVFASGGAGKVFKTTSNAHTLTGDGMGIAFRRGIPLEDMEFFQFHPTGLAGLGILLSEAARGEGAILRNSEGERFMERYAPTIKDLAPRDIVARSMANEVREGRGCGPNKDYVLLDLTHLEPAHIDAKLPDITEFARTYLGVEPYTEPVPVFPTAHYAMGGIPTNIATEVLQDNDTVIPGLFAAGEVACVSVHGSNRLGTNSLLDINVFGKRAGVAAAEYAKGADYVELPEDPEAFTLGLLDSVRNANGTERVAAIRKELQDTMDANMQVFRSAETLNQVLQDIASFEERYKNISIQDKGKRFNLDLLEAVELGFLLELAKVMTVAALHREESRGGHYREDFPDRDDAKFMKHSMAYKDSESSAEHVAGIRLDTKPVIFTRYEPMERKY from the coding sequence ATGCAGGTCCACAAGTACGATGTTGTGATCATCGGCGCCGGTGGCGCCGGAATGCGCGCAGCGATCGAAGCTGGCCAGCGTGCCCGCACGGCCGTGCTGACCAAGCTCTACCCCACCCGCTCCCACACGGGCGCCGCTCAGGGCGGCATGTGCGCAGCACTCGCCAATGTCGAAGAGGACAACTGGGAGTGGCACACCTTCGACACCGTCAAGGGCGGTGACTACCTGGTGGACCAGGACGCGGCCGAGGTCATGGCGAAGGAAGCCATCGACGCCGTGCTGGACCTGGAGAAGATGGGTCTGCCGTTCAACCGCACGCCCGAAGGCCGCATCGACCAGCGCCGCTTCGGCGGTCACACCCGCGACCACGGCAAGGCGCCTGTCCGCCGTGCCTGTTACGCCGCGGACCGCACCGGCCACATGATCCTGCAGACGCTCTACCAGAACTGCGTCAAGCACAATGTGGAGTTCTACAACGAGTACTACGTCCTCGACCTCCTGACGGTCGAAGAGGACGCGGTCCGCGAGGACGGCACCCCGTACCAGCAGAAGCGCGTCGCCGGCGTGGTCTCCTACGACCTCGCGACCGGTGAGCTGCACGTCTTCCAGGCCAAGAGCGTGGTGTTCGCCTCCGGCGGCGCCGGCAAGGTCTTCAAGACCACGTCCAACGCCCACACCCTGACCGGTGACGGCATGGGCATCGCCTTCCGCCGTGGCATCCCGCTGGAGGACATGGAGTTCTTCCAGTTCCACCCGACCGGCCTGGCCGGCCTCGGCATCCTGCTCTCCGAAGCGGCCCGTGGCGAAGGCGCCATCCTGCGCAACTCCGAAGGTGAGCGCTTCATGGAGCGTTACGCCCCCACCATCAAGGACCTGGCGCCCCGTGACATCGTGGCCCGCTCCATGGCCAACGAGGTCCGCGAAGGCCGGGGCTGCGGTCCGAACAAGGACTACGTGCTGCTCGACCTGACGCACCTGGAGCCGGCTCACATCGACGCCAAGCTCCCGGACATCACCGAGTTCGCCCGCACCTACCTGGGCGTGGAACCGTACACCGAGCCCGTGCCGGTGTTCCCGACGGCGCACTACGCCATGGGCGGCATCCCCACCAACATCGCCACCGAGGTCCTCCAGGACAACGACACGGTGATCCCGGGCCTGTTCGCCGCCGGTGAGGTGGCCTGCGTGTCCGTGCACGGCTCCAACCGTCTCGGCACCAACTCCCTCCTGGACATCAACGTCTTCGGCAAGCGCGCCGGCGTCGCCGCCGCGGAATACGCCAAGGGCGCCGACTACGTCGAGCTGCCGGAGGATCCCGAGGCGTTCACCCTCGGCCTGCTGGACTCCGTCCGCAACGCCAATGGCACCGAGCGCGTCGCCGCGATCCGCAAGGAACTCCAGGACACCATGGACGCGAACATGCAGGTGTTCCGTTCCGCGGAGACCCTGAACCAGGTGCTCCAGGACATCGCCTCCTTCGAGGAGCGGTACAAGAACATCTCCATCCAGGACAAGGGCAAGCGCTTCAACCTGGATCTCCTCGAGGCCGTCGAGCTCGGCTTCCTGCTGGAACTCGCCAAGGTCATGACCGTGGCGGCCCTGCACCGTGAGGAATCCCGCGGCGGTCACTACCGCGAGGACTTCCCCGACCGCGACGATGCCAAGTTCATGAAGCACTCCATGGCTTACAAGGACTCGGAGTCGTCCGCCGAACACGTCGCCGGCATCCGTCTGGACACCAAGCCGGTGATCTTCACCCGTTACGAGCCGATGGAGCGTAAGTACTGA
- a CDS encoding succinate dehydrogenase hydrophobic membrane anchor subunit: MSTIQAPRSGNSRIAPQYRRTSGSKGNFEMFAWLFMRLSGVILVVLIFGHLFVNLMVGQGIHAIDFGFVAGKWADPFWQFWDLAMLWLAFLHGSNGVRTIINDYAEKDSTRRVLKTLLYVASAVVVVLGTLVIFTFDPCPVLNGQLMDGAPSFCPAP, encoded by the coding sequence ATGAGCACGATTCAGGCTCCTCGCAGCGGCAACAGCCGCATCGCCCCGCAGTACCGCCGCACGTCCGGTTCCAAGGGCAACTTCGAGATGTTCGCATGGCTCTTCATGCGGCTCTCCGGTGTCATCCTGGTGGTGCTGATCTTCGGCCACCTCTTCGTGAACCTCATGGTCGGTCAGGGCATCCACGCCATCGACTTCGGCTTCGTGGCCGGCAAGTGGGCCGACCCGTTCTGGCAGTTCTGGGATCTGGCCATGCTGTGGCTGGCCTTCCTGCACGGCAGCAACGGCGTCCGCACCATCATCAACGACTACGCCGAGAAGGACAGCACCCGCCGCGTCCTGAAGACGCTGCTCTACGTGGCGTCCGCCGTCGTCGTGGTCCTGGGCACCCTGGTGATCTTCACCTTCGATCCGTGCCCGGTGCTCAACGGCCAGCTCATGGACGGCGCGCCGTCCTTCTGCCCGGCCCCGTAG
- the sdhC gene encoding succinate dehydrogenase, cytochrome b556 subunit has protein sequence MWSWVGHRITGVVIFFFLLVHVLDTSLVRVSPEVYTSVIGAYKNPLMAVGETGLVAAILFHAFNGLRVIAIDFWKKGAKYQRQMLWAVLIIWVVVFAAFAIRHLSLALGGH, from the coding sequence ATGTGGTCTTGGGTTGGGCACCGCATCACCGGTGTTGTGATCTTCTTCTTCTTGTTGGTGCACGTCCTGGACACGTCGCTGGTCCGCGTGTCCCCGGAGGTCTACACCAGCGTCATCGGGGCGTATAAGAACCCCCTCATGGCCGTGGGCGAGACCGGCCTGGTGGCCGCGATCCTCTTCCACGCCTTCAATGGCCTGCGCGTCATCGCGATCGATTTCTGGAAGAAGGGCGCCAAGTACCAGCGCCAGATGCTCTGGGCCGTGCTCATCATCTGGGTCGTGGTCTTCGCAGCCTTCGCCATCCGTCACCTCAGCCTGGCACTGGGAGGTCACTAA
- a CDS encoding sugar phosphate nucleotidyltransferase: MARFFAVIPAGGVGTRLWPLSRAAAPKFLHDLTGSGSTLIRATYDRLEPLAEGRVLVVTGEAHRAAVCRQLPELSDRDLVLESEPKDSAAAIGLAAAILHERDPETIMGSFAADQVISPTHVFQAAVREAIHTAATGKIVTIGIKPTHPSTGFGYIRVGELLNVEEAPNAHAVVEFVEKPNETVARQYLDSGDYVWNAGMFVAPVALMLKHLEINQPELHAGLLEIARAWDTPERDAVTARIWPTLPKIAIDYAVAEPAAAAGDVAVVPGEFGWDDVGDFAAIGRLNSAREVDDVTVLGDDPRVFTEDASGVVVADTKRVIALIGIKDVVIVDTPDALLVTTTEHAQRVKSAVDAFKASGDTDVL; encoded by the coding sequence ATGGCCCGCTTCTTCGCGGTCATCCCTGCCGGCGGCGTAGGTACCCGTCTGTGGCCCCTCTCCCGTGCGGCCGCACCCAAGTTCCTGCATGATCTGACCGGCTCGGGGAGCACCCTCATCCGTGCGACCTACGACCGGCTCGAGCCCCTGGCGGAAGGCCGCGTGCTCGTGGTCACCGGCGAGGCCCACCGCGCCGCCGTCTGCCGCCAGCTCCCCGAACTCTCGGACCGCGACCTGGTGCTCGAGAGCGAGCCCAAGGACTCCGCCGCCGCGATCGGCCTGGCCGCCGCCATCCTGCACGAGCGCGACCCGGAGACCATCATGGGCTCCTTCGCCGCCGACCAGGTGATCAGCCCCACTCACGTCTTCCAGGCCGCCGTGCGCGAAGCGATCCACACCGCTGCCACCGGAAAGATCGTCACCATCGGCATCAAGCCCACCCACCCCTCCACGGGCTTCGGCTACATCCGGGTCGGTGAACTCCTGAACGTCGAGGAGGCCCCGAACGCCCACGCCGTCGTGGAGTTCGTGGAGAAGCCCAACGAGACCGTGGCGCGCCAGTACCTCGACAGCGGTGACTACGTCTGGAACGCCGGCATGTTCGTGGCGCCGGTCGCCCTCATGCTCAAGCACCTGGAGATCAACCAGCCCGAGCTGCACGCCGGTCTCCTGGAGATCGCCCGTGCGTGGGACACTCCGGAGCGCGACGCCGTCACGGCGCGCATCTGGCCGACCCTGCCCAAGATCGCCATCGACTACGCGGTGGCCGAGCCTGCCGCGGCCGCCGGCGACGTCGCCGTCGTGCCCGGCGAGTTCGGCTGGGACGACGTCGGGGACTTCGCGGCGATCGGCCGCCTGAACAGCGCGCGTGAGGTCGATGACGTCACCGTCCTGGGCGATGACCCGCGCGTCTTCACCGAGGACGCCAGCGGCGTCGTGGTGGCGGACACCAAGCGGGTGATCGCGCTGATCGGCATCAAGGACGTCGTGATCGTGGACACCCCGGACGCCCTGCTGGTGACGACGACGGAGCACGCGCAGCGCGTGAAGAGCGCCGTGGACGCCTTCAAGGCGAGTGGCGACACGGACGTTCTGTAA